Sequence from the Uloborus diversus isolate 005 chromosome 8, Udiv.v.3.1, whole genome shotgun sequence genome:
ACAAACTACATCACTGCTTTATGTGTAACTAGCCTAACCTATCTTGTAAAAGGATCATGCCCATATTTGAAGGTGTGAGCTTTCATATACGCGTTAACCTTCATCatgcttataaaaaaattgatagttaaatatGCTTTATTAAAATACATTAGTATCAGAGCCGTATACAAGGAAGAAGGggggttcaccccccccccccccgacccgaaaagttcggtttgacatttaaatgttcgtttatattcaaaaatttccaaaaaatattgttccaaaactcaaatgtctttcatatatATGTTGCATAAagcgctttcataatagataacccgacgagtTGAATATTAGCACAAATATCGCAAAGCTccacatgaaagtttttaaaccctccccgaaattattttctgtttacGTCCCTGATTAGTATAATGTATCAATTTATCTAGATGTTGttataacagggtggcgacagatcagggaactttattaatcagggaaatatcagggaatttttaagaaataacaaaaattcagggaaaattgattttatgaagaaaaatttttttttgctttacaaaattaagtactctaattccctaagCATTTTTCGCCAatattatctgttcaaaaaaaaaaaaagtaaaattaatgaggtgcgattatacactgccgcatatttgtgcatcttttttcctcaatgtcaaagtattgaatcttacttattaaccataaaatgaacttcctaagattgcttttgtgtctgctaggttgtttattttacctagcttgaaatttccttaattacgctttcaatgctacgtaaaataaacaaccatacaggcaaagaggaagccttcattaatgccttagctactttgcctttattccattgtctcgaagtaattagcgtactgtaataacaatttcaagaagaaatcttgggttttttgaattaataccataaaagtttaaaagttattacttcttcgcgtttttaattaattgctaaaactgaactttaaattaaaaaaactttgttttttgccgttatactatttgttggcaccgcagattataaaagttttcttttcttcagacttaagtgattctttaatttcataaccaagttgtattcttcttttatacattttgaaattaactaattgtttttttttccttgcatttcaaagttgtttgttgcaaaagcaatataagatttttttcgttacatactgaaatcatttgaaatagagttgtgtacttaagtaaatatctttattttttcattgttaaaatgctgtattcattcattaaaacctatgttcttgattagagaaaagctccctatgaatggatgtcaaatggtttcatctgttttgcaaaaatatgttaatctatatatatataaatgaatgtttgtctgtatgtcatccatgaactcaaaaactacccggcagatttggctgaaactttcaccgtttgttatttttggtactgggaatgtttatagaccagttcgaaaaaaatccgattgatagttccttttttattccaatttgtcacaatccattggataaatacaaataaaattatcggctgcagaaattaattcgcgtgaaagatctcattgataagaagttagctgttgtcatttttcttgagtttgaacaaataaattttttctttattgttttatggcttttcatgcaacggggggatttaaaactttttctatttgatatttttagcgatcgATTGaccttgcaaactgcgtgagtacaaaatttgaatatagtcacggcttcacttgatacctggaccgattattatgaaaattgctatatatacaaggcatgtttttaaagtaagtaccgttttgatataaaaaaagaacgagtacagatagagcaaagaaattaattgcacaaaaatctaccatccttacgctatttttcgacattgctcccgtgattttccaagcatttgtcatagcgtggtgcaagtttttgtatacctattcgtaaaaagttaccgcccgtttagtcaaccatgaggactcttacagggctttggctggggcgtttttgaacatcctctggtctgcccctcacctcgctcgcggcatctttcatttgtttcggcatctaaagtctttcgtaggtggtctgtggcacaacagcaataatgagctcagagaacatgttatcccatggctgactacacaggcggcaattttctatgaataggtatacaaaaacctgtaccacgctatgacaaatgcttggaaaatcacgggagcaatgtcaaaaaatagcgtaaggatggtatatttttgtgcaattaatttctttgctctatctgtactcgttctttttttatatcaaaacggtacttactttaaaaacatgcctcgtatatgtatttttccacggagaaggtgcataatatgctcattgaagccactcgccaccaggtggcactgcagcatagcaacttctgccccgttcaaccgattgtcatgaaaatcagtataatgatgtatttttttgttggcgtagcaacgcgcgtcgggtacagctagttagttatataagaataattacattacttcttttctttcactattacttgttattcttgcaacaattattatactgtttgaaaacgtagttcaaaataatttcaattacttttaagttctatcataaatacacatatgtttttaagagtaattttaatagtttcttaaaattcttatgctacatggtttctggaagtaaagttttttttttttttttaattttctataatctttccatgtataaaattttaatatactgATTTGTAGgagttttttccttcaaaaaattgtttttttttttaaattttttttttaaaaccattttattaaaaaagtagcatctttttaaaatatatcttttgttcaacaactttacacaacttaaaacgttttaaatactgcattttatacagacatacaatggatttcaagtagagcaaagaaagaaaaccattatgattggtaacgtaaatcagggaaatttggtgaacttaatcagggaaaagtcagggaactttttttcacagttcctgtcgccaccatGTATAAATAATATATGTAAATAAAGTAGTTTTAGATTAAGTTTATTCATGCCTCTTCCTTTCTTTCATTTATTCTGGAAAAGTTTTCAGAGCATGCAGCAGTTTTTGATTTAcatcatttttctatttttaaaactaatattaagaTTATATTTCAGGTTATATCCATGCATTTATCCTATGAAGAACTTAGCATCTTATCTTCAAATGCCTTTCTAGTCCATTATGCATGATCGGTTTTGAGAAATGATGAATGTAGCTGGAatcaatatatttatttgaagaatattttaatcttGAATAGGTAATAAGGTTTATCAATTAAAAACATAAAGTCCTTTGATGTTATAAATGTTTTAGTTCTCTAatttaagagaattttttaagtttatgtgTTTCTGAGTTGTTTTTAATCATGATCGGATTAAccatttactttgtttttgtttGACTTTTCCTGATTTTAGCTGATGGATTATTATTTCCTGATATTTTTAGCTAGTTCTTCAATTTTCTAGGAAATTCCTTAATCATTTTGACTTTATAGATTTAAATATCTATAAAACAAGcttgtgaaataaatatttttaagcatggaAAACTGTGTTTAAAGGTCAAATACTATATACAGTTAAACTCTcccaggggtgtccacctaggggggggggcgctatggcgcagcctgcgccattgaaatttttaaaagggtgtttttaggggtatttttctctctttttgggAGGAGGCTcttgctctggggggggggggtctttgcaatatttaggggggtgcaaCCTtgttctcgggggggggggacacaatgACTCTCATAATACGACAACGGTTTCTACGACTATTTTGACAACTCTTTTGAAATCAGGGCTATGGCAAACATTTTGTATGCaaagtttgttttattatttcattacgTCAAAAATTTCACACATAATGCGAACATGCATTGGAATGCAAGTTTCAACTTAGTTGGACAAAGATTTCTGAGCTCGCTGCTAAAACTTTTTGATGTTTGAataccaaaacattttttttaaataaaaattattctgcaTTTTATGCCTAatagcagggttgccaactgctccgcaaaaaaaGAGAAACTCTGCAGCTCGgcaaaaaagttcttttgctccACATTTCCCGGCCGAGGGTTTTCaacatgacatagtgtttaaaactgtttttgatttttatgctagtgcttaaaattatttttaaagctgaaaaacaattttggacaagtggttttagtttttttattgaatatcATGCAAAATACTGAGCtgttccgcaaaatttcaaaatgctcctctaaatcaccacagatgctcctcaaactttctccaaggttggcaaccctgctaaTAGCCATAATAGCTTAATAGGGATAGAGAagtaagtttgtattttaaatattttttcatagaaaataaaaCCCATACACCTGTTTATTTGCAGATATTTCAATTTGCTTAGAGATAAAACtacatctttcattttgtacTGAAGTACCACTTTAGTACAATTTTATAATTGAGATGCGACTAGGAAATATTAATACACGAATGGCGCTAGGCATTTTACATGTACAGTATATGTGAATGGTAAAATTTAATAGGTAGAATAACCAGGCCCGTATCTATACATTTGGGGcccccctgcaaaaaatcagcagggcCCCTTTActggcatccccccccccccacacacacacattgcgGGGTCTGCAAGGAATGTAGATTCAGGCCTGCTAAGAAAATcaaatcaaaaatgtaaaaatttaagaaatattttttcaatataattagactacaatgtgtgtattagtaataataaaatagtagaaattatattttgaatatagaaatgaatttcttcttttttcgcaCAATTTACTACGGTTGTTGCAAATAACGCCTAATACAAACAATTTCAAGACTTTAATCATTTTGTGTTAACctagttcaactgtatttatttcttcaattacCATATTGTcaagaaatactttatttacattcatgttataaaatgtatatttaattgTGTAAgttattttctccatttttgtGATTTTGTTAGGAAAATTATAATTACAGACTTCTtgtgattattttatttaaaagttttgtcttCACTACTTGACTTAAACATTATGAAAACTTAAATAATGCAAACTTTTTCATAGTGTCCTAGACACATTTCACTGACAATATTATAGCTAACAGCATGTTttaaatcattgtaaaaaaaataattaattaaataatttagtttCACTTTTTGCTTGAATTTTAGATATTGTTGTTTCTCATGGAGATTCAAGAAGATGATATTCATTCACATTGCATACAATGCATAAAGCTCACAAAATGTACAACTCCTTCCACACCTGGGGTAAGCTGTGATATAATAAATTGCCCTTCAGAGTGTGGAGCAAGATTTCATGCTTGCAAAGCCAAAGAGCACAAATTATTGTGCATGAATGAAAAGGTATGATTATTTCTAAATAGTGTGTGTAGTGTAATAGTATgctattttcatgcatttattattattttttgcctaAAAGTATATGACAACAGGCTATTCTTTTAAAtcatgagtttgaaaaaaaaaaaagaactatatttactttttttgcaaGTTCCTTgtatacttttctccgcacacaccccaccacttagctggaagccttaggttccaccgtccggggggtccgcgtagcgggccctccgcacggctgagtgcgacAGTTCCTTGTATACTCACGTATAAGTCGATCTCACGTTTTCGGCAACGCCCCTACATTAggaggatttgaaaaaaaaaacatgcgttttAGTCGAACCCctactttcagaaaaaatccGGAACGTTTTGCTGCTAATTTTGAATATAAGCGTTGTAAAGGAGGAAAATTAAATGCAATGaacttttttaatagtttaaaaaaaaaacgttcaacaaatattcttttgcacaaaaagggTTCACTTCTGTGATCacaatttttgtaaagggtttgaTTTTGCTGTTAAGATTTTTGttacttattgcttttatttttactaaatatcaataaaattctgTGCTGTAGTCATattatacattatttgttttaaaaataagcattaaTTCGTGATTATTGGGAATATTCGCCACTACGATGATTCCCACACTTTTGGCATTGTCGGcaatttactgtaattatttagtcCTTAATTGACAGTCAGACTATGTAAAATTATAGCATAATGCGTAAGTACGAACTTCTATATCATCTGCTTAAAAGGGTTGGACTAAATTTGGAAAAAGGTTCACgttttcgaatgttttttttttccaagaattgtTTGGGAAAGGTTTTCGGAAGTTCTGCCCtacgtataagtcgacccccgaACTTTTAACCTCATTTTTTTGTATTAAGTTTCTCGACTTGTAAACGAGTATATACAGTAAAGCATTTGTGTGTGCAAATACTTTTCAACCATGTTGAGCTGTATGTGGATTTGTAGGGGAAGTGAAAATTAGCTATCTCTTtctttttcgtaccaattgattCACCTGttcacttaaaataattttaatgtcagttatttttaaaaatcattccttAAAGTGATATGTGGGTTTAAAATCCAGAACATcagttttagttttcaaaatctgtATGATccaataaaagataaaatgacattttttcaagATGTGGTTCAAAAACGGGCTACttggcaaaaaataatttatcttgttgtaaaaaaaaatgaaaagcagaattttgttaaatattatcctagatattttatcttattttcatAGGACTTGTTGCCTTTGGGTAAAATCACTTAAGGAGGAATGAAAAATACTGGAAACACTCATTCAAGCAATAACTGATATCATAATGGGCCATCTGTGGAAAACGATAATTTTGTCCTGCAcatgacagctcatatatttcattaaaaataatttataagtctaatgaacaaaattttgttgcttaagaaatccaatttatgcatgatttctttaggcAAAAAATTTGTCCATTGCCTTTTagaattattagtttttaatgaaatgagTATCATTCTTGGGTTAGCAAATATTAATTTCAACATCATTTTTCGGACGTTTTATCAAAAACTTAAATAGCAGTCTTTCATAAAAAGGGAAAATGCTGTAGCCTTAAGAAAGTGACCAATAGTGACCTTTAAATATAACACTGATTGTAGTTTTAGAAAGAAGTTGTTCCCTTTATAAGCTAAAATTGGCATGGAACTGGCAATCATTCTTCAGGAATTAATTCATAATCTATTGAAATGTATGACACACACACTTTTAGATTTTATACTACACTTATTACTACTCTCGTCAACAAACTTCGCTTATGAAACAGATGGTTAAAAGATGGTAAAAATTGATGTAGTTGGAGAGCCTAAAAAGTCCACTTTTATTATAAATCATTTGTCACAAAACCCAATTTTCTTCATGACATTACATAAAGTTCATTTGGGAAAGATCTTTCATGCATTGCAATACaactttgttgttgttttttcagtTGTGTTACATGTGTTGTTGACCAGCATTAGTTTGTTGTATAAGATTAAAAAATTCCACTtgactttttcaaaatgtaatttttactaatttaattactttgcttttgtttttaatatttttcggttATTGTGACTACTAAGCTATAGATTATAAATCTCAATTAAACATTGAGAGATTAAAAGTCGGTGATTCAAAGTTTAGTTTTATAGTAGTTGAAAACTCCTGCTTTAATATTTTGGGGGCTTGTTTATATTTGATAACTTagtatttatcaaaaataaaagcacatttcaaatattaaatttgtaATGAAGTGCAACAAATAATTGAAGTGAAAAGGATCCAATTCTTGTAATGGATGCAGAAAGATGCCACTTTTTAATGACCTATAATTTTTACCTATACTGGTGGCTCATTTTTAGGCCATTTCCATTATAAGTGTAGAAAAGGTTTCGGATATAAGAATTGTATAGtcattatttcacttaaaaatcaaagaaattgaaagtAGTTCTTAAAATATTGctctttttaaagttaaaattgtagTTTGTTTATATCAAAGTTATGCTTTAGGAAAAAATACTCTTCTGGTGTACAAAAGCATAGCTTTTTACTGATCTTGCTTTtttaacacataaaatatttggACAATTATTGGAGGGTTTTAGTCAATTGATTACTGATATGACATCATTTTATAATCTGAGgaagtattaattttttaattatttaattttttttcctcgtgtaaaattaaaatgttttagcaattTAGTCATGGAATGCACAAAAATCTGTTTACAGACCAAGACTTTAAATGGGTTTGCTATTGAAAATAAGTTATAACTCCACTTATAATATTCTCTTCACTGTCTTATTTCCAGGTGCCCTGTATTAATGCAGAATATGGGTGTCCTGTGGTGCTCTGTCGCAAGTATCGTGGTCGCCATTTGTCATCCTGTCCTGCAAGTATAATACATTGCTCCATTGAATGGGATCGATGGCCTGTTCATGTTCATAAGGATAGGCAAAGAACATTGCGTAGTGATGAGGAGTTGAGTCCTTCTTTGCAAAAGGATTTGGATGTTGCTCTTGCAATGAGGGATGAAAGAATGCTAAGAAAATGTTGTGTTGCAGCAGCCCAAGGACAATCTCTTGCTGATCAGAAATTTACTATCAGCTTGTCTAGTTCCTTATGGGTAatacatattttcattttaacatATTCTCTTTTGTTGTATTATTTTCACATGCATTTAGTAAACTGTATTAcaagtaaatattattttatgttttgcattttcaaatccaaaatgtcgtacatttttaaaattgcatttaaatacAGTCTAGTCCTGATAGCCCGAGTTAATTGGGACCAAGACTTACCTGAATTATGTGGACTATGTAATAAAATCGGAGAGaaatgctaatttttatatacaaCTACAACTTAAGcagctgaagaaagaaaaaaaaaacagcttacaGATTTGTAgctaagaaaatgtattttaaaattttaaaaagctacaTTAAGATAACCTCGCTTGTTTTTTCTAGCCACTTTAGCTCGTTGTTATTCTGTTTTTCAGGCAATCTTCATGTGTTGAATCACCGGCACTCCACTTTTTAATGTTCTAACGTTTTCTTCTCAAATTACCCAATGTCACTTTTCTAATACTCGGTtactttgtaaattttttttaatgctttccctcgtaaaaaaaaggaaaagagcttTTGAGCTACCTTGGGTTAATAGgaccagggccggctctagtagttctgctgcCCTAGGCGCCAgtgacaagtgccgccccccccccatatttaataataatataaaataatatattaattaattaaataaaaataattgtaaagtgcAAGAGTTTCTAGTTAAactccaaactgggttttgcataatcaagcactggtacacattttaaattatttttattaacattaaagtagtgtaACTTATGGcattgaaacagatattaatgttttcaaaaaacttttagatcacacaatttgccgcctctaaaatcaaattgaatttcttgtaaaattccgaactatgttttgcatatccaagcacttgTACAcattctaaattattattattgttttagcattgaagcaatgaATTTTATgatgctgaaacagatattcaagcttaaaaaaataaaaatgtttcaatttcaaaatttgcccCAGGAGCTGGGCCTGAACAGGACCCTACTGTACTTCattataattttgcttttaacttagaaattaaaaataaatggacACATAAAAAATTGtgagaaatattattcaaaacttAAAACTATTTACCATGTTATGACTAGAATATAGCCATTGAATTTTCTTCCCAGATTTTCAGAAAATGGCAGAGTTCCAGGGAAAATAGCTACCCTCCCGGACTTGAACAGAGTGTGTGTAAAGAATTATGTAAAACATGTAACAGGACTGAAAATTCTGTAAATCCTCTTACAAATGGAATGAGCAATATGTCACGAACAAATACAATACTCGATAATTTTAGCATTAATGCCTACACAGATAAGGACAGAAGTGAAAATTCTAATCAACAGAAGGTAAAGTATTCCATTTTGATCTTTTGtttctctttgtttttatttgagtttatacttttgtatGAAGTGCATAGGGGGATGTAATGATTTAGGTTACCATGTATgccaaaatttctaatttgtcaGAAGACATATCTTACTGATCTAGGAAAGCCTTCCCATTTTCTGCTGCATTTGACTTTTTCTGTGAATTTTCTTAACTTCCAGGAAGAATTGAATTTTTGGTGGTATGGTGCAAACAAAAATTCATTAGTATGAAATGCAGGGCTAAACAGGAATCAATTTTGTGAAAGTCAACTTTCTACCTTTATTCTCCCAGTGGCATATTTCCAGGTTTGGGGGCCCTTCATTGTGCATTTTGAGGAGCCCCTATGCAGATTGTAGACAGTGGCAGATTTACAGGTTTTGGAACCTGCGCGATACATTTTATGGGGCACCTCTGTCTATGAAGGTTTGTGTAAAAGATTGTGTTTCAATTTCTGCAAAGGCCTGAAAATGCAGGTGGCAAAGGTAAAGGTAGTggcctgaaaatattttaacgaacATTGCTTTTGACTTTTGAGTTCTCAGTACCATTTTTTTCTGatcatacacttttttttttttttttttggccctacaatttaaaattttcataaagaatTGCTTActgtaattattaaaatttaagttttatgttttttcaagtTATTATTTGCCTGATGTATTTCAGAGCTAGTTGAAGTATAGTACAGATTACAAGTCactaatttttctcattttggtcTGTATTGTTTCTACACATTCTTTCTTTCCATATTGTTTCTACTTTTGAGTCTTTTTATatagtaaatttttaatgaaagtctGTTTGTCCATTTGTCCATTTGTTTTGTTAACtatgctatcaaaaaaaaaaaaaaaaaaacctaattgtaagatttttctcagagtttaataaaatacaagtaaGACAGAAATTCTTTACATTAAAGCATTTTGAACTAATCAGTAAATGAATCATCATGATAACTTTAATCTGTGAGACTAATTCTTATAACTGCTAAAATTGtgtattgctttttttaatcaatgaaaatcttttttttcttctctctctcagGATGAAATTAATTTGACTGCTAAGCAAAAGTTCAATGGTTGTGTTTCTACTGAGGAGCATAATGGTAAATTGAAGTTACCACAGTATAACCTTGATGATGTCCTCCAACTGAGTCAATTTGGAACAATCGTATATCAGTCATCAGGTGAAGGTTCCATCAGAGTGGCTAGAGACCCAATTGATTCCTTTGCGAACTTATGTGAAGATCATCCAAACATGGTGTGCCAGATTTTAGACTTTAAGTTCAAAAATCCGTCTTCAACTCCCCCTTGGTGTCTTTCATTAGGATTAGATCTAAATGTGGAATCTCGGTCTCAGCATGCACCTTCCAATTTTATGTATACCTTCTTGTGTTCACAGGTAAACTATGATTTtgtcttaaatattattttaaatttgtggaATTTAAAGCTTTAAGGTGTTTTCAAAAACtaacttatttaaaaatgaaaaaaactcatAGAAGAATAGCTGcggaatgtttttctttaaaacaaaggTGAGAAAAGTTAAGAAA
This genomic interval carries:
- the LOC129228334 gene encoding F-box only protein 30-like yields the protein MEIQEDDIHSHCIQCIKLTKCTTPSTPGVSCDIINCPSECGARFHACKAKEHKLLCMNEKVPCINAEYGCPVVLCRKYRGRHLSSCPASIIHCSIEWDRWPVHVHKDRQRTLRSDEELSPSLQKDLDVALAMRDERMLRKCCVAAAQGQSLADQKFTISLSSSLWIFRKWQSSRENSYPPGLEQSVCKELCKTCNRTENSVNPLTNGMSNMSRTNTILDNFSINAYTDKDRSENSNQQKDEINLTAKQKFNGCVSTEEHNGKLKLPQYNLDDVLQLSQFGTIVYQSSGEGSIRVARDPIDSFANLCEDHPNMVCQILDFKFKNPSSTPPWCLSLGLDLNVESRSQHAPSNFMYTFLCSQAFRRDEYGWHYKNIHSEIHGGLNGWLVERCPLAQHGCKFSRKKFNPAPKNSYVVYNEVLESFGVAYSSDVSENSSTDSHSPNSHYSTDAINLVNLPFDVLQHIVHYLDSFSLANLSLTCSVLRDVCSTVLRDHGLVCLKWEKHTDGNKCCWKPSKNKRWFFSSHITPIQEWTFDDRNNMSDHLKSCPYFNPMVHNTAFDYMRGPIKVHPVVPKSDFLMEICEDTTKL